The sequence GGAGCAGTCGGTCGCGGACGGCGGCGGTGAGGACACCGCCCTGGGGGTGACGGGCGAGCTTGCCGCGCGAGGCCAGGTCGTGGACCCCCTGGCGGGTGATGCCGAGCATGGCGCCGGCCACCGCGTACGACACCGACTCGGCGGTGGGATGGCCCACCCGTCGGGCGACGATCTGGCCGAGCGGGCTGCGCCACCAGTCGAGGGGCGGGTCGAACGGGCCGTCGCCGGGATAGAGCGTGGAGATCGCTCGCACGATCACCCCGTACGCCGCCTGGTCGTCGCCCTCGATCATGATGGCGGCCCAGGACCGTGCGCGATCCCGGACGGCAGCGCGCAGCGGATCGAGCGCGTCATGGCCATCGACCAGGATCTCGAGCGGGTCCAGCAGCCGGATGTCGATCAACCTGATGAGCTGTTCGACAAGTTCTTCATGACCTGATGCCATGCCACCTCCCGGTTACTTGACGCCCATCGTCAAGCACTTGACGCGATCCGTCAAGTAGCAGGAAACGGTGGGCGGAAGATGTCGTAGCCCGCTCCTAACCTGACCCGGTCACGACCGATCACAGGGAGACCAGATGCTCGACCACTTCTCCGTCATGGTGCGCGACCTGCCGGCCAGCGCCGCCTTCTACGACAAGGTGCTCGCCCCGCTCGGCGGCCGCCGGATCATGGAGCCCGGCCCGATCGGCTACGGCGTCGACAGCCCCGACTTCTGGCTGGTGCCCGCGCCGGCCGGGGCCACCGAGCCGCTGGAGGCGCACATCGCCTTCACCGCCCCCGACCGGGCCGCCGTGCAGGCGTTCCACGACGCCGCGGTCGCGGCCGGCGCGGAGGTGCTGCACGCGCCCCGGGTCTGGCCGGAGTACCACCCGACCTACTTCGGCGCCTTCGTCCGTGACCCGGACGGCAACAACGTCGAGGCCGTCTGCCACCGCCCGGAGTAGCCGACAGCGGACGGTCAGGGCAGCGGGTCGTGGGTGCCGCGCGGCACGTGCGGCTTACAGCGACGTAGCCGGTCGGCGGCCATCCGCCCACCCACCGCGAGGCCGTGTCTCTCCACCGCCCCGAGCCCGTACGCGCTGCACGTCGGCGTGTACCGGCACTGGCCGGGCCAGCGGTGCGACAACCAGCGGCGGTAGCCGAGGATGGCCGCCCGGCCGGCCCGGTCCACGACGGGCGCACGAGCAGCGGTGGCGGCGACCGAGCCGAGGGTCAGCAGGAACGAGAACAGGCCGAAGTCGCAGCAGTCCGGGCCGTCGCAGTCACAGACGTCGCAGCCGCCGGAGTCCGTGTCGCGCTTCTTCTTGCGGTGCCGCCTCCGCTTCAGGTTGAACACTCCGCCATGATGCGGCACCCACGCCACCGTCCAGATTGGCGTGGGAGGGGGAAGGCGTCAGGCCGCGTCGGCGGCCGGTGAGAAACGCACGTCGAGCCGCATGTGCAGCGCGCGGGCCAACCGCTCGAGGACGACCAACGTGGGGACAGTGCCGCCGGCCTCGAACCGGGCCACCGCGGGCTGGGTCATCCCGGCCGCCCGCGCCAGTTGGCTCTGGCTCCAGCCGTTCCGCTCCCGCAGCTCGCGTACGGTCTGCCCGAGCTCGAACGCGATCCGCGCGGCCTCGTACGCCTCATCCGCCCCCGGCTCGGCCATCCGGCGCTCGCGCAGGTCTCGCCAGTCGATTCGTTCGGTCATCACTCAGCCCCCTCAACCACTGCGTGCCGCTCCGCCACGCATCGCTCGAAAGCGCGGCGCGCCCGCTCGACCTCGCGATCTTCCCGCATCCGCGTCTTACGAAAGACCGTCAGCAGGATGATCCTGCGCTCGGCGGCAATCCAGTACGTGATCCGGGTCGCCTCGCGCTCAAGATAGAAGCGCAACTCTCGCAGCTTGCCGTCAAGCTGACGCGTGTACGGCTCGCCGAGCAGCGGTCCTCGGTCGGCGAGCAGGTCGACGTAGAACGCGGCTCGTGCGAACTCCGTCGTCGGCAATGCCTCCAGCCACTCTCGGACCTCTGGTTCCAGCTCCACCCTACCCCAGGCCATAGCATCGATGCTATAGGTCCGCTGGCAGATCCCCCCGGCGCCACGCACGCCGGGTCGTCATTCCTGATTTCTGCCCGTCAGGTCCAGCGCGATCGGATGGGACGCGGCGCGCGTTAGCTGATGCGCCCTGGCCGCTCGCCCTCACTCAAAAACCCCGGCCGGTCACCGACGGGCTCTCACTGAGTCGGGCATCGACCGCCTGGCGGCGTTCGTCGGACGGCGTGGGCACCTGGTCGCCACCCCGGCAAGAGACCGCTTCGGCTCGCTTCGTTCGTGTCCGGCAGCGTTTCGCGCTCTCGCCGGCCTCACCGGGCCTCCGGAATCCGGAATCAGGTCCCGCCAGCAGACGAAGTGCGCCGACGAGACGCCTCACGCTCCCGGATACCCCAGATGGCTCTCGCCGGCCCAACCGATGCCCCCGGGCGGCTGCTTCCACTCGGCAGCACGCCTCTTCGCGACCGGCAGGTACGGCCACCGCTTACGCGCCGCCTGCCGGCTGGTGCCCACCGCCGCACCAAGCTCGGGGTAGCCAGCACCGTACTGCACCGCTTCCTCGGCGCTTGCCGACACGAGGTCAGCGAGCAGGCCGCGCATCTGCTCGCCGACCACCATGCGCGCGAGATGAGTCTGCATCCGCTCCGGGTGGCTCGGCTCGTCGTCCGCCCTATGCCTGGCATCCGGTTGGGGCTCCTCGAGCCGCTGTGCCCAACCGATGGCGATCGTCCTCAACTGCCACCGCATTTCCTGCCGCTCGTCGGGCGTCAGATCCCGCATGGCAACCCTCCTCGGTGGCCTTGCACCTCAGAGTCCGCCCGACAACCAAGGTTGTCAATCCTTGCACACACGTCACTGTCCGACCTGCCGCTGACCGGGGCAGCGGCGGCACCGAGCCGCCGGCAGCGCAGGGGCTGCCATGGGCCATGGCATCGTTGCTTCCGAGCGCCCGTCGCAGAGCGGCCACCCGTCTGATGACCGCCAGCGCACCCGATCAAATCGGGCTCTGTGAGGTCGGGTCCAGCACAGCAGCGGCCCCTAGCGTCGGTGGTGGAAGAGGAAGGAGCACCGGGTGCTGGAACGGCTGAATCAGGCCCTGGACCATCTCGAACGGCATCTCGACCAGCCGGTCGACGTCGCCGAGTTGGCGCGGATCGCGTGCACGTCGGAGCACCATTTCCGGCGGCTGTTCTCCGCCCTGGCCGGCATGCCGCTGTCGGAGTACGTGCGTCGGCGGCGGCTCACCGTCGCGGGCGCGGAGGTCCTCGCCGGGGAGCTGTCGCTGCTCGACGTCGCGGTGCGCTGGGGCTACGGGTCGAACGAGGCGTTCGCTCGGGCGTTCCGGGCCGTGCACGGGGTCGGCCCGGGTGAGGCCCGGCGTACGGGGGCCGTGCTGCGGTCGCAGCCCCGGATGTCCTTCCGGCTCGTTGTGGAAGGGAGCAGCAGCATGGAGTACCGGATCGTGGAGAAGGACGCCTTCCGCCTGGTCGGGCGTAAGGCAAGGGTGCCGCTGGTGCACGAGGGGATGAACCCCGCCATCGTGGCGTTCGTCAAGGGCATCGACCGGGAGACGGTGGGCCGGATCGAGGCGCTGTCGGATCAGGAGCCGCGCGGGATCGTCAACGTCAGCGACGACCTGGCCGGTGACCGCGCCGAGGGCACCGAGCTGGACTACTGGCACGGAGTGGTGACCGGCGCGGACGCGCCGGAGGACCTGGACAGCCTGCCGGTCGCGGCCGGCTCGTGGGCGGTGTTCCAGACCTCGGGGGCGTTCCCGCAGGCGGTGCAGTATCTGTGGCGGGACGTGTTCACCCAGTGGTTCCCGTCGAACCCGTACGAGAGCCGCCCGGGCCCGGAGATCTCGCAGGTGCGGGTGTCGGCGGACGGTACGCAGGCCGACGCGGAGCTGTGGATCCCGGTCCGGCGGGTCTGAGTGGTGTCACGCGTCGCCGGGCCAGGCGCGGCGTACCGCGTCGAGTGCGGCTTCCCGGTCGGCGCCGAGTAGCCGCGCCTGCCGCAGGTAGGCGGCCGCGTGCCGGTCGAGCGCCTTGCGGCGCTCGTCGGCGCGCGGCGCGGGCACCTGGTCCGCCACCCGGGTGCCGCCGCCGCGCCGGGACCGGACCAGTCCGGCGGTTTCCAGCTCGCGGTAGGTGCGGGCCACGGTGCCGACGGCCAGGCCGAGGTCGCCGGCGAGTTGCCGCAGCGGTGGCAGCCGGTCGCCGGGCTGGAGCGCTCCGGTGTGGATCAGGTCGACCAGCTGCCGGCGTAGCTGCTCGTACGGGGGTGTGGGGTCCTGCGTGTCGACCCGCAGGGCCGGGGCGTTCACGCCGGCACCGGGGCGGGCCGGGCGGCGCGGGGGCCGGGGTGGAGGACCGCGACGGCGCTCCAGAACAGCAGGGCGGTCCAGGCCGGGATGAGCAGGAGCAGCACCCAGGCCGCGGCCGTCCACCACGCCGGCCGGCACGGGCTGGACACCAGTCCGGCCACGGTGAGCAGGCTGATCCCGATGAGCGGGATGGTGACCAGCACGCCGCAGGCACCGGTGACGGCGGTGGCGGAGCGGCGCCGCTCGGCGTCGTCGCGCAGCAGGTCACCGCCGGGGGCCTGCGGGCGGGGACGCCCGACGAGCCGGTACATCGCCAGGGCGGCGATCAGCACGCCGAGGCCGACCACCAGGGCGAGCGGAAGACTGTAGAAGGAGCCGGCCCATGGGCCGTGGGCGCCGGCGAACTCGCCGCAGTCGTAGGCCAGGGCGCGGCCGGGGCGGCCGAGGTCGTCGGCGGAGCCGCCGGCAGTGGTCGCGGCCAGCAGGACGGCCAGCGCGGCGCCGGCGGCGGCGACCGCCCGGAATGGCCTGCGGGGCAGGTAGTGCCTGACCTGCCGGGTCTCCAGGGCGGCCTGGCGGGTGGTGCCGGCGGGGCGGACGACGACGCGGCTCTCTCCCGCCACCACCCCGGCCAGCACGCAGAGGCCGAACAGGGGCGCGGCCAACAGGACGCCGCGTCCCAGCGGGTCGTAGCCGGCGGCGACCGCGGCGACCGCCGCCCCGAGGGCCAGGCCGGCCCACCGCCAGCGCCGGGTGGTGCGCCGGATGTGCTCGGTCGCGGGCTCGCCCACTGCGGACGGGCCGGCCAGCGCGACGCCGAGCAGCGGCAGCAGCAGGAGCCCCAGAATCACCGTGACCGGTACCAACGCCACCCTCCTTGTATCAAGCGTTTGACACAAGCAAGCATGGCCAGGACGACGCAGTTGTGTCAAGGACTTGATACAAACGGGGTCAGCCGGGCAGGCCCACCTGCTTCGCTTCGGCGGCGGCCCGGCTGAGGCAGGCCGGCACGTCAGCCGCGTGGTAGGGGTGCTCGCTGGGCTCGATGCCGGCGAGGAACATCGCGTACCCGGCGGCCATCCGCAGCGGCGCGACCGGCCGGAGCAGGTCGACGGCGCGTTCCGGGTCGCTGCCGGGCACCTCGGCCCGCCAGCGGGCGGCCCACGCGTCGAGCAGCGGCGCGGCGGCGGCCGGGTCGAGGGTCTCGGTGAGGCGGAGGATGTCGAACGCGGGGTGCCCGACGAACGCGTCGCCCCAGTCGATGACCACCCGCCGTCGGCCGTCGCCGCGCACGTTGCCCGGGTGCAGGTCACCGTGGACGAGGGTGTCGGGCAGCCCGCAGTCGCGTACCCGGTCGAGCCGGTCGTCCAGGCCGGCGAGCAGGTCGGCGACGGCGGACCGGTCGTGCGCGGCGAGCCGGGCACGGATCCACGCCGCGAGCCCGGGCCCACGCAGATCCGGCACGCCGGCCGCGACCAGCGCGCCGACATCGCCGGCGGCGCGCAGCTGGACGGTGTGGTGGTCGGCGGCGATGGCGGCACGTTCGGTGTCGCCGGCGGCGTAGCGGTCCTCGCCGGGCACGTGGTCGAGCAGGATCCGGCCGGTGTCGTCGGCGGCGAGCAGGGCCGGCCCGGTGCCGGGCGCGGCGGTGGCGAGCCAGCGCAGCACGGCTGCCTCGTGCCGGAAGAATCCTGGCACCTGCTTGAGCCAGGCGCTGCCGTGCGGGCCGTCGAGCCGCCAGATCGCCGACAGATTCCAGGTGCGGTGCTGGGCGACGCCGGTCACCGGCCGGTCGAGGCGGTGCAGCTCGGCGGTGGCCCAGGCGAGGCTGCGGGCCGGGCCGCCCGGCTCGGCCCAGGGGGCACGCAGCGGGTGCGGCACCAGCTCCACCGCCACCGGTTCCAGGGGTACGACCGGAGGTGTGCTGACCTGGCCGAGGTAGGTGAGATGGCCGCCGGGCGGCTCGCGGCGGTCGGCGGCAAGCAGCCGCAGCACGGCCACGTCGAGCCCGTGCCGGCGGCGGGCCTCGTCGACGACCATCTCGACCTGCTGCCACCACGGCTCGGGCACGTCGAACGGAGGCAGGGCACCGAGCGACGCGCCAGCATCATCGACCAGGACCAGGGTGATCGTGCGGGACACGGCCGCGACCGTAGCCTCCCTGCCGCCCGGCGGCGAGCGGTTATCGAGCGAACTGCGGTGCGCGTGCGCTTCGCGGCAGCGGCCCGCCCCGGAGCCGGCTCGGGGTCGCGCTCCGGGGCGTCTCCGGGAGTGACCCCGATGTACGACACACGTCCCGCTGACAGGCTGACGCAATGACCATCAACGATGCCCGGACGGCCGGGCGTACCGCGTACCGCTGGCTGCGGCCGGTGGCCGTGACCGCGTCGCTGCTACTGCTCGGCTACGGCGTGCTGCGCCTGATCGGCGGCCTGAACGGACCCCGCGACAAAACGGCGTGGCCCTGGATGATCGGGCACACCCTGTTCCTGTTCGGCATCGTCGCGTTCGGGGCGGTGATGGTGGGCCTGCACGGGCTGCTGCGCGCCAACTCGTCCCGGCTGTGGGCGGTCGACGACGTGGCGGCGATGGCCGGCCTCGTCGGCGCGCTCGGCTTCGGGTGGGTGATCCTCGGCGACCTCTTCCCCCGGTTCGCAGACGCGGTGGGCACGCCCGACCTGGTGCTGACGGGCGGGCCGGTGCTGTTCAACCTGGGCCTGCTCACGCTGTTGTTCCGCGCGTCCAGCGTGCGGCTGCTGCCGGTGTGGGGGCCGGTGCTGGTGCTGGTCGGGTTCGTGGCGATCGCGGTGAACCTGGACCTGCTGCCGATCGGCGCCGCACTGGTCCTCGCCGGACTATTCACCCTCGACCGGTCAGACCGCTGAGCCGGGATACGGTCCGAGCATGGAGCAACGTGTCAGCCTGATCACCCTCGGCGTAGCGGACCTGGCCCGAGCCCGCACCTTCTACGAGCGCCTGGGCTGGCGCGGCCAGGAGGTCGAGGAGACCGTCTTCTTCCAGGCCGGCGGCCTGGCGTTGGTGCTGTGGGGGCGGGACAAGCTCGCCGCCGACGCCGACCTGACCGACCGGGGCACGGACGGCTTCGGCGGGCTGAGCCTGGCGCAGAACGTGCGCACCCGCGAGGAGGTCGACGACATCCTGCGCCGGGCGGCCGAGGCCGGGGCGACCGTCACGCGGCCGGCCCGGGAGACCTTCTACGGCGGGTACGCGGGCTGCTTCACCGACCCGGACGGTCACCTGTGGGAGATCGCTTGGAACCCCGGCTTCCCGCTCGGCCCGGACGGCTCGCTGACCGTGCCCGACTTCGGTTGACGGCACGGCGGCGACCGCCCGGCACCGCCCTGAGCCGTCAGGTCCAGACGGTACGGCGGAAGCCCCGGTGGCCGGTGCAGGCGTCGCGCCGTCCGCCGGTGAGGCTGACCTTCCCGTCGCGGCACTGCACCAACCAGCCCCGCCCCGACCAGAACCCGGGAACGCAGTCGAACCAGTCGCAGACTCCCCGGGCCGGCTTGCGGATCCGCTGGCCGCCGCCGCAGAAGTCGTACCCGAAGGGGTTGGCCGGGGCGCCGCAGCGCCGGTCGGCGGCCGGCTGCGGCGAACGGGACGGCTTGGTCGTGGCGGTGGCGCGGGTGTGGCGGGGTTTCGGCGAGGTGGTGGTGCCGATCGGCACCGCGGGGGCGACCGACGGCGGAACGGGCGTGGTGGTGGACACCGAGGTGGCGGCGGAGGCCCGCTCCGCGCCGGGCCGCGCCGGCGGGTCGGACTCGAACAGCGCCGCCGGCACGATCAGCGCGAGGGCGGCGCCGACGGCGACGGTACGCCGGCCGCCCGGGACCCGCGCGGACATCCTGGCCTGGGCCGGGGTGAGGACCGCCGGCCGGACCGGCCGCGCCGCGCCGTGTTCCTCGATCAGTTCGTCGAGCTGGGCGACGACCGCCGCCCGCTGCTCAATGGCGTCGGCGAAGGCCAGGGTCAGCTTGAACCGGAAGTCGGCGACGACGCCGGTGGGCAGCTGCAGCCCGGAGGTACGCCGCCGGTCCAGGACCTGGATCAGCGTCACCGGAGCGGCCGGGTCGTGCGACAGCCCGGTCATCCTCCCGTACGCCCAGTCGCGCCGGCCCCGCCCGCCGAGCAGCACCAGCCGCCGGTTGGTGAGCACCGCCAGCCCGGCGTCGACGACCCGCACCCCTTCGGGGCGGCGGGGGCGCAGCACCGGCGGGTCGGGCTCGACGGTCAGCTCGGGGGCCGGCAGCACGGCGGTGTGCCGCACCTCGACCAGTTGCGCGGCGGGCAGCGTCCAGAAGACCACTTCGCCGGGGCTGAGCTCCATCGGCAGGCCCGCGCCGGCCTCGACCGAGCCGTGGAAGGACCCGGCGAGGGTACGCAGGCGACGCAGCTCGGCGTCGCGTCGTTGCCACGCGTCCTCGGCGGCGCGGAAGGCCCGCAGCCGCCGGTCGTTCTGCCGGTGCGCCCACCGGTACCGCCACGTGGAACCCGTCGAATCAGTCATCGCCACGCTGACTCCTCTGCCGCGCGAGCCCACCGGGTGTGTCATACCTGTCAACGGTGCTGGCAGGCTGGAAAGACACGCGAAAGTAGCGAATTTGACCGATCGGGTGATTGACCACCACGGTGGGGTGAATCCCCGGACGTCGAGGCGCGGCACGTGGCAAGGTCCGGATGGCGGCGAGGAGGTGGACCGGTGGGCGAGCCGACCGTCGTGGTGGGCGTGGACATCGGCACCACCAGCACCAAGGCGGTCGCGTTCGACACCGGCGGGCGGCAGCTCGTCGCACACTCGATCGGCTATCCCCTCGACCAGCCGCAACCCGGGTACGCCGAGCAGGACCCGCAGCTGATCTTCGACGCCGTGGTGGGCGCGGTCCGCGCGGTGGTCGACGAACTGCCCGGCCGGGTCGCCGGGCTGTCGTTCGGCAGCGCCCTGCACAGCCTGATCGGCCTCGACGCCGACGCCACCCCGCTCACCGCCTCGGTCACCTGGGCCGACTCCCGAGCCAGCGCCCAGGCCGAGCGGCTGCGCACCGAGCCGTCCGGGCTGGCCCTGCACCAGCGCACCGGCACCCCCCTGCACCCGATGGCACCCCTGCCGAAACTCGTCTGGTTCGCCGAGCAGCAGCCGAGACTGCACGAACGGGCCGCCCACTGGGTGGGGATCAAGGACTACGTGCTGCTCCGGCTGGCCGGGGAGCTCGTCACCGACCATTCGGTCGCCTCCGCCACCGGCCTGATGGACATCCACCGGCTCGCCTGGGACGCCGAGGCCCTCCGCATCGCCGGGATCACCGAGGCGCACCTGCCGCGGCTCGTCGCCACCACCCACGTGCTGCCCGGCCTGACCGCCGACGCGGCCCGGGCCACCTGCCTGCCCGCCGACACCCCGATCGTGGTCGGCGCCGGCGACGGGCCGCTGGCCAACCTCGGCCTCGGCGCCGTACACCCCGGCGAGGCGGCCTGCTCCATCGGCACCAGCGGCGCCGTGCGGGTGATGGTGGAACGCCCCGGCGTCGACCCGCTCGGCGGCGTCTTCTGCTACGCCCTCACCGAACAGCGGTGGGTGGTCGGCGGCGCGATCAACAACGGCGGCATCGTCCTGCAGTGGGCCGGCGAGGCGCTCGCCCCCGAGCTGGGCGAACACGCCGAGGAGCAACTGCTCGACCTGGCCGCCCGCGCGCCGGTCGGCTCCGGCGGGCTGATCATGCTGCCGTACCTGCTCAGCGAACGGGCACCACACTGGAGCGCGCTGCCCCGCGGCGCGTACGTCGGGCTCACCCACGGCCACCGGCGCGAACACCTCGTCCGGGCCGCGCTGGAAGGCGTCTGCCAGCAACTCGCCCTGGTCCTCACCTCCGTACGCGCCACCGGCAACGAGGTGCACGAGGTGCGCGCCAGCGGCGGCTTCGCCCGCAGCCCGCTCTGGCGGCAGCTCCTCGCCGACGTGCTCGGCATGCCGGTACGCTTCCCCGCCGGCCACCAGGGGTCCAGCTTCGGCGCCGCCCTGCTCGGCATGCAGGCCCTCGGCCTGATCGAGTCGATCGAGGTCGCCGCCGACCTGGTCAGGATCGAGGAAACCGTACGCCCCGACCCCGCCGCCGCGGCCACCTACGCCGCCCAGCTGCCGCTCTTCACCGAGCTGTACGACGCGCTCGTGCCCACGTACGCGTCGCTGCGCCGACTCGCGCCGAGCCTGCCGCCGGAACCACCACCCACCGCGCCTGTCCTCTGATCGCCCGCCGGAGGGGCGGACGGAAACCGAAGGGCGCCGAGGCTCACGGATTTGATTATCAATCCTTAGTGGACATATGCTGGTTGTGTGGAACTTCTTCGGCTTGCCAAGGCTGCGAAGCGTTTGGGTGTTCATCCGGTGACGCTTCGGTTGTGGGCTGATTCGGGGAAGATTCCGGTGACGTGGGTCGGCCGTGAGCGCAGGTTTTCCTCGATTGATGTCGAGGCGATGAAGGTGTCCACCGGCGGTGAGCGCGTTCGTTTGGAGGGCCTGTACGTACGCGTGTCGGGTTCCAGCGGGCAGGAGTCGTCGTTGGAGGCGCAGGAGCGCGAGTTGCGGGCCACGTCCACCGGCGAGATTGTGAAGGTGTTCCGTGACCGGTCGTCTGGCTTGCGGGAGGACCGGCCCGGCCTGAACGCGCTGCTGCGGGCGGTCGGCGACGGAGATGTCACGGTGGTGCGCGTGACGCATGAGGATCGGCTGGCACGGTTCGGTGTCGGCTGGCTCAAACACCTGCTCGCCATCCACGGCGCCACCCTCGAGGTGCTGCATCCGAAGCAGTTCGGCGGGCGGGAAGAACTCCTCGAGGACTTCGTTTCCGTCGTGACGACGTTCGCTGGGCGGTTGTATGGGATGCGGTCGGCGGAGAACCGGCGTCGGCTGCTGGCCGAATCCGGGCAATGCCAGGTTCGTGGCCGGTGAACCGGAAGCTGCCCCTGTCTGAAGGCGAGACCTCCCGCACGGCGTGCGCCCGCGCGCTGCTGCGGACGGGGGTTGACGAGAAGTCCGGGGAGGTGGTGTCTGCGGCGGTGCTGGCCGAACGTGTCGGTTGGTGTGCCGATCTGGTGGCGGGCATGGTCGATGCCCTGATCGGCGGGCACTGGAACAGGGTAGATGTCGATGTGCTGGCTTCCGGGCAGGACGCGGCCGGTCGGAGGCTGCCGTCGAATGCGTGGATGGCGTTGCGGCGGCTGGGCTGGACGGTCACCCCGCCTGCGGGTGTGCGGGTTAATGACCGGGTCGTGCGGATGGCGCAGGAGCAGGCGGGGCGGGTTCTGCGTTCGGTGAAGTGGCGCGCTGACCTGACCTCCGGGATCCTGTCGGCCTGGCCAGCCGATCCGCGCCGGCGCACCCCCGCAGAGTGGGAGCAGGTGCGGGCCTCGATCCCTGGCGGACAGGATCTGCCGTCCAGCGTCATCAAGGGCCGGACCCGGCAGGCCGCCGCATTCCTCCACGCCAACGGCCGTCTGCCGGTGGACGTGTTCGAACTCGAGAACAGCCCGAGGGTTTCGCGGATGCTGTTGTTGGCCGCGTGTGACCGGCAGCAGGCCACCATCGAACGCAACGACGCCCACCCCACGAAGGTGCTGCTGCGTTTACAGTTGCCTACCCGCGCGGATCCGCGTGGGTACGGGGACTGGACGTGG comes from Micromonospora viridifaciens and encodes:
- a CDS encoding VOC family protein, producing MLDHFSVMVRDLPASAAFYDKVLAPLGGRRIMEPGPIGYGVDSPDFWLVPAPAGATEPLEAHIAFTAPDRAAVQAFHDAAVAAGAEVLHAPRVWPEYHPTYFGAFVRDPDGNNVEAVCHRPE
- the yidD gene encoding membrane protein insertion efficiency factor YidD; its protein translation is MFNLKRRRHRKKKRDTDSGGCDVCDCDGPDCCDFGLFSFLLTLGSVAATAARAPVVDRAGRAAILGYRRWLSHRWPGQCRYTPTCSAYGLGAVERHGLAVGGRMAADRLRRCKPHVPRGTHDPLP
- a CDS encoding helix-turn-helix domain-containing protein, with the translated sequence MTERIDWRDLRERRMAEPGADEAYEAARIAFELGQTVRELRERNGWSQSQLARAAGMTQPAVARFEAGGTVPTLVVLERLARALHMRLDVRFSPAADAA
- a CDS encoding type II toxin-antitoxin system RelE/ParE family toxin encodes the protein MELEPEVREWLEALPTTEFARAAFYVDLLADRGPLLGEPYTRQLDGKLRELRFYLEREATRITYWIAAERRIILLTVFRKTRMREDREVERARRAFERCVAERHAVVEGAE
- a CDS encoding AraC family transcriptional regulator, with product MLERLNQALDHLERHLDQPVDVAELARIACTSEHHFRRLFSALAGMPLSEYVRRRRLTVAGAEVLAGELSLLDVAVRWGYGSNEAFARAFRAVHGVGPGEARRTGAVLRSQPRMSFRLVVEGSSSMEYRIVEKDAFRLVGRKARVPLVHEGMNPAIVAFVKGIDRETVGRIEALSDQEPRGIVNVSDDLAGDRAEGTELDYWHGVVTGADAPEDLDSLPVAAGSWAVFQTSGAFPQAVQYLWRDVFTQWFPSNPYESRPGPEISQVRVSADGTQADAELWIPVRRV
- a CDS encoding GntR family transcriptional regulator, whose translation is MNAPALRVDTQDPTPPYEQLRRQLVDLIHTGALQPGDRLPPLRQLAGDLGLAVGTVARTYRELETAGLVRSRRGGGTRVADQVPAPRADERRKALDRHAAAYLRQARLLGADREAALDAVRRAWPGDA
- a CDS encoding aminoglycoside phosphotransferase family protein; protein product: MSRTITLVLVDDAGASLGALPPFDVPEPWWQQVEMVVDEARRRHGLDVAVLRLLAADRREPPGGHLTYLGQVSTPPVVPLEPVAVELVPHPLRAPWAEPGGPARSLAWATAELHRLDRPVTGVAQHRTWNLSAIWRLDGPHGSAWLKQVPGFFRHEAAVLRWLATAAPGTGPALLAADDTGRILLDHVPGEDRYAAGDTERAAIAADHHTVQLRAAGDVGALVAAGVPDLRGPGLAAWIRARLAAHDRSAVADLLAGLDDRLDRVRDCGLPDTLVHGDLHPGNVRGDGRRRVVIDWGDAFVGHPAFDILRLTETLDPAAAAPLLDAWAARWRAEVPGSDPERAVDLLRPVAPLRMAAGYAMFLAGIEPSEHPYHAADVPACLSRAAAEAKQVGLPG
- a CDS encoding VOC family protein, whose translation is MEQRVSLITLGVADLARARTFYERLGWRGQEVEETVFFQAGGLALVLWGRDKLAADADLTDRGTDGFGGLSLAQNVRTREEVDDILRRAAEAGATVTRPARETFYGGYAGCFTDPDGHLWEIAWNPGFPLGPDGSLTVPDFG
- a CDS encoding gluconokinase, with product MGEPTVVVGVDIGTTSTKAVAFDTGGRQLVAHSIGYPLDQPQPGYAEQDPQLIFDAVVGAVRAVVDELPGRVAGLSFGSALHSLIGLDADATPLTASVTWADSRASAQAERLRTEPSGLALHQRTGTPLHPMAPLPKLVWFAEQQPRLHERAAHWVGIKDYVLLRLAGELVTDHSVASATGLMDIHRLAWDAEALRIAGITEAHLPRLVATTHVLPGLTADAARATCLPADTPIVVGAGDGPLANLGLGAVHPGEAACSIGTSGAVRVMVERPGVDPLGGVFCYALTEQRWVVGGAINNGGIVLQWAGEALAPELGEHAEEQLLDLAARAPVGSGGLIMLPYLLSERAPHWSALPRGAYVGLTHGHRREHLVRAALEGVCQQLALVLTSVRATGNEVHEVRASGGFARSPLWRQLLADVLGMPVRFPAGHQGSSFGAALLGMQALGLIESIEVAADLVRIEETVRPDPAAAATYAAQLPLFTELYDALVPTYASLRRLAPSLPPEPPPTAPVL
- a CDS encoding IS607 family transposase, with the protein product MELLRLAKAAKRLGVHPVTLRLWADSGKIPVTWVGRERRFSSIDVEAMKVSTGGERVRLEGLYVRVSGSSGQESSLEAQERELRATSTGEIVKVFRDRSSGLREDRPGLNALLRAVGDGDVTVVRVTHEDRLARFGVGWLKHLLAIHGATLEVLHPKQFGGREELLEDFVSVVTTFAGRLYGMRSAENRRRLLAESGQCQVRGR